In Ilumatobacter fluminis, the following proteins share a genomic window:
- a CDS encoding helix-turn-helix domain-containing protein, which translates to MPIDVRLEEILDERGLTLTELSDAVGITVANLSILKTGKARAIRFTTLDAICEALDCRPGDLLDYRP; encoded by the coding sequence GTGCCCATCGATGTCCGACTCGAGGAGATCCTCGACGAGCGGGGACTGACCCTGACCGAACTGTCGGACGCCGTCGGCATCACGGTGGCCAACCTGTCGATTCTCAAGACCGGGAAGGCTCGCGCGATCAGATTCACGACGCTGGATGCCATCTGCGAGGCGTTGGACTGCCGACCTGGTGATCTGCTCGACTACCGACCCTGA
- a CDS encoding DUF2975 domain-containing protein, translated as MDSTSERPGIRLLDRATSVAMVVLVVLSCLVAVLGIVVISGRGSASVGVTIEPPYTIGFDDDRSVVVSGDGASLTSVGFERDLGLGTFQREPEIEAAVTVDPDDLDSRLAIVVGGAVLLGLSWAALVILRRIVRSARVADPFDPVNVRRIRWLAAIVLMWQLVLEIGDRVLTRTLESELAVNVSLPRLGWISAGVVALLIVALAEVFSTGSELRSFERETI; from the coding sequence ATGGACTCCACGAGCGAACGCCCCGGCATCAGGTTGCTCGACCGGGCGACGTCGGTCGCCATGGTCGTGCTCGTGGTGCTCTCGTGTCTCGTCGCCGTGCTGGGCATCGTGGTGATCAGTGGACGGGGTTCGGCATCGGTCGGTGTCACGATCGAGCCGCCCTACACGATCGGCTTCGATGACGATCGTTCGGTCGTCGTCAGCGGCGACGGTGCATCGCTCACCTCTGTCGGCTTCGAACGCGACCTCGGTCTGGGCACCTTCCAGCGTGAGCCAGAGATCGAAGCCGCGGTCACGGTCGATCCGGACGACCTCGATTCCCGCCTCGCCATCGTCGTCGGTGGAGCCGTCCTCCTGGGGCTGTCGTGGGCCGCGCTCGTCATTCTCCGCCGCATCGTTCGCTCAGCACGAGTCGCCGATCCGTTCGACCCGGTCAACGTCCGCCGGATCCGATGGCTCGCCGCGATCGTCCTCATGTGGCAGCTGGTCCTCGAGATCGGAGATCGAGTGCTCACACGGACGCTCGAGAGTGAGCTCGCAGTAAACGTCTCCCTGCCCAGGCTCGGCTGGATCAGTGCGGGAGTGGTGGCGCTGCTCATCGTCGCCCTGGCCGAGGTCTTCAGCACCGGCAGTGAACTCCGGTCGTTCGAACGGGAGACGATCTGA
- a CDS encoding aldo/keto reductase: MEHRSLGVLEVGVVGLGCNNFGGRIDADQTQAVVDAAIAAGIDYFDTAESYGSGTSEELLGRALGARRSEVLIATKWGHTASLTDGERGGDPVQIRRRLEASLTRLDTDYVDHFQLHRPDPDTPIADTLGCLAELRNEGKIREIGITAATAQQLREAFDVGAELGLRSWPSVQNHYSVLTRDPEHDGVFDACAELGIAFVPYFPLESGLLTGKYRAGSERPEGARLTVWGDRAANFIDDDKLAVVERLIEFAADHGRTLLDLAISWHTSHPLVATVIAGATTAGQIDANVAAAGWHLTDADRADVDAIVATGPE, from the coding sequence ATGGAACATCGGTCGTTGGGGGTGCTCGAGGTCGGGGTCGTCGGGTTGGGGTGCAACAACTTCGGCGGGCGGATCGACGCCGATCAGACGCAGGCGGTCGTCGACGCGGCGATCGCCGCCGGCATCGACTACTTCGACACCGCCGAGTCGTACGGGTCCGGCACATCCGAGGAGCTGCTGGGTCGGGCGCTCGGTGCTCGGCGGAGCGAGGTCCTGATCGCCACCAAGTGGGGGCACACCGCCTCACTCACCGACGGCGAGCGTGGGGGCGACCCGGTCCAGATCCGCCGACGGCTGGAAGCCAGCCTGACCCGTCTCGACACCGACTACGTCGACCACTTCCAGCTCCACCGACCCGACCCCGACACCCCGATCGCCGACACCCTCGGGTGCCTCGCCGAACTGCGCAACGAGGGCAAGATCCGCGAGATCGGAATCACGGCCGCCACCGCCCAACAGCTCCGGGAAGCGTTCGACGTCGGCGCCGAGCTCGGCCTGCGCTCGTGGCCGTCGGTGCAGAACCACTACAGCGTGCTCACCCGCGACCCCGAGCACGACGGTGTGTTCGACGCCTGCGCCGAACTGGGCATCGCCTTCGTTCCCTACTTCCCGCTCGAATCCGGCCTCCTCACGGGCAAGTACCGAGCCGGCAGCGAGCGTCCGGAAGGCGCGCGCCTGACCGTGTGGGGTGACCGCGCCGCCAACTTCATCGACGACGACAAGCTCGCCGTCGTCGAGCGGCTGATCGAGTTCGCCGCCGATCACGGCCGCACCCTGCTCGATCTCGCCATCAGCTGGCACACCTCGCACCCACTGGTCGCCACCGTGATCGCCGGCGCCACGACGGCCGGGCAGATCGACGCCAACGTCGCCGCCGCCGGGTGGCACCTCACCGACGCCGACCGAGCCGACGTCGACGCCATCGTCGCAACAGGACCCGAATAG
- a CDS encoding type II toxin-antitoxin system prevent-host-death family antitoxin, with product MVRRVRDLGTDAARKFADLLDAVEHDGERYTITRRGRAVAFIEPVTRGGGGRQGSAGLRRSGVRSHGGEC from the coding sequence ATAGTCCGGCGTGTCCGAGATCTCGGCACCGATGCGGCACGGAAGTTTGCTGATCTGCTCGATGCCGTCGAGCACGACGGTGAGCGGTACACGATCACCCGACGCGGCAGGGCCGTAGCGTTCATCGAGCCGGTGACGCGGGGAGGGGGCGGACGTCAAGGATCTGCTGGGCTGCGACGCAGCGGCGTCCGGTCGCACGGTGGTGAGTGCTGA
- a CDS encoding HNH endonuclease signature motif containing protein, whose protein sequence is MPRDGTISNDSPAESPIAAAFAVVRDSDPDVLDSDELSAYLDAVSQVRAWCDARQVRATRRQRQLAAEGRATQPEHALSNHGRQSSKDAKTAAEREEVCTSMPVFEDALDQGTVTAGHVDAIASATRNLDEAERAEFVGEAENLLDDAHDQGVDQFAKNCRGLAKSIRARHNARAAEDELEQQRKQSKVTRWVDKDTGMHKTLIECDPVTDRAIWAAIQTARGRLRRRDQQTGGARTSWDRLTVDAVVDAVTNGHGANGTLVVHVGLDGLTDTMNGSMTAAVGLCETDSGVPVPISTMRRLACDADIIPVVLDGDGVALDQGRAKRLATPEQRTAIEAMHATCVHPDCSVSIDDCRIHHTTPWQYGGRTDLADLAPVCETHHHLVHEGGWELTIEHDRTATWTRPDGTIYWTGPTNDRTHPAA, encoded by the coding sequence ATGCCACGAGATGGAACCATCTCGAACGACTCGCCGGCCGAGTCGCCGATCGCTGCGGCGTTCGCGGTCGTGCGTGATTCGGATCCTGATGTGCTCGACAGCGATGAGCTGTCGGCGTATCTGGATGCGGTGTCCCAGGTTCGTGCCTGGTGCGACGCCCGTCAGGTGCGTGCCACACGCCGTCAACGACAGCTCGCTGCCGAAGGCCGGGCGACCCAACCTGAACACGCGTTGTCGAACCATGGCCGCCAGTCATCGAAAGACGCCAAGACGGCCGCGGAGCGCGAAGAAGTGTGCACCTCGATGCCCGTGTTCGAGGACGCCCTCGATCAGGGCACCGTCACGGCCGGCCACGTCGACGCCATCGCATCGGCGACCCGAAACCTCGACGAGGCAGAACGAGCCGAGTTCGTGGGCGAAGCAGAGAACCTGCTCGATGACGCCCACGACCAAGGTGTCGACCAGTTCGCGAAGAACTGCCGGGGCTTGGCCAAGAGCATCCGGGCACGACACAACGCCAGGGCCGCCGAAGACGAGCTGGAGCAGCAGCGCAAGCAGTCGAAGGTGACGCGCTGGGTCGACAAGGACACCGGGATGCACAAGACGTTGATCGAGTGCGACCCGGTCACCGACCGAGCGATTTGGGCGGCGATCCAGACCGCTCGAGGTCGGCTCCGGCGCCGCGACCAGCAGACCGGCGGCGCCCGCACGAGCTGGGACCGCCTCACGGTCGATGCCGTCGTCGACGCCGTCACGAACGGCCACGGCGCCAACGGCACCCTGGTCGTGCACGTCGGCCTCGACGGCCTGACCGACACCATGAACGGATCGATGACCGCTGCGGTCGGGTTGTGCGAGACCGATTCGGGGGTGCCGGTGCCGATCTCGACCATGCGGCGCCTCGCCTGTGACGCCGACATCATCCCGGTCGTGCTGGACGGCGACGGTGTCGCACTCGACCAAGGACGAGCCAAACGGCTTGCGACACCCGAGCAGCGCACCGCGATCGAAGCGATGCACGCCACGTGCGTCCACCCCGACTGTTCGGTGTCGATCGACGACTGCCGGATCCACCACACGACCCCATGGCAATACGGCGGCCGAACCGACCTCGCCGACCTGGCCCCGGTCTGCGAGACCCACCACCACCTCGTCCACGAAGGCGGCTGGGAACTCACCATCGAACACGACCGCACCGCCACCTGGACCCGACCCGACGGCACCATCTACTGGACCGGCCCCACCAACGACCGAACCCACCCCGCCGCCTGA